In a single window of the Amycolatopsis sp. cg5 genome:
- a CDS encoding ESX secretion-associated protein EspG: MLVLSREVVLPVDCLVLGAAIARVPLPVLIEPEPVWRSPDAERVQRDRVLEILAAEGFWDGERLSEDFEGTLVVLGRGNREFSAVVESPAIRYRLQVAAIGRAAVFACYVPESGQVLLRRARADALAEDLVLELPDVPAGTGWGISVPESDLRDAIDGAPPRRDVRQVLDLVALPRTGGGQIYAGFRDGVHAYRRTGDSCCTFYDTEYGRYVFSFSGEPGYERYVNVAQGRADTLVAKAYEMLDQLS; the protein is encoded by the coding sequence ATGCTGGTGCTCAGCAGGGAGGTCGTCCTCCCGGTCGATTGTCTCGTGCTGGGTGCGGCGATCGCGCGGGTGCCGTTGCCGGTGCTGATCGAGCCTGAGCCGGTGTGGCGCAGCCCGGACGCGGAGCGCGTTCAGCGGGATCGGGTGCTGGAAATCCTTGCGGCGGAAGGGTTTTGGGACGGAGAGCGGCTGAGTGAGGACTTCGAAGGGACACTCGTCGTGCTCGGGCGGGGTAACCGGGAGTTCTCCGCGGTGGTCGAATCGCCGGCCATCCGGTACCGGTTGCAGGTCGCCGCGATCGGCCGGGCCGCCGTTTTCGCCTGCTATGTGCCGGAAAGCGGCCAGGTGTTGCTGAGGCGGGCGAGGGCGGACGCGCTGGCCGAGGATCTGGTCTTGGAGCTGCCCGATGTGCCGGCCGGGACCGGCTGGGGGATTTCGGTTCCCGAGTCGGACCTGCGAGACGCCATCGACGGGGCGCCGCCGAGGCGGGATGTGCGGCAGGTGCTCGATCTCGTCGCGCTGCCGAGGACCGGGGGCGGCCAGATTTACGCCGGTTTCCGCGACGGGGTGCACGCGTATCGGCGGACCGGGGACAGCTGCTGCACCTTCTATGACACCGAGTACGGCCGCTATGTCTTCTCGTTTTCGGGTGAACCCGGGTATGAGCGGTACGTCAATGTCGCGCAGGGGCGCGCGGACACCTTGGTGGCCAAGGCTTACGAGATGCTCGATCAGCTGAGCTGA